A DNA window from Impatiens glandulifera chromosome 7, dImpGla2.1, whole genome shotgun sequence contains the following coding sequences:
- the LOC124909553 gene encoding uncharacterized protein LOC124909553, which yields MSIKLLDGSTIPSFLEDEEAFESWIANRFASLDVNKDGNLSYEEMMPEIESLRVLMKDLELDAREEHDKTNDYSLILKKFDRNSNGKVNKEDFKAETKRIMLLVAVRLLMKAVENEFAKLIVFSN from the coding sequence ATGAGTATTAAATTATTAGACGGGTCAACTATACCGAGTTttttagaagatgaagaagCATTTGAAAGTTGGATTGCTAACCGGTTTGCAAGCCTCGACGTCAACAAAGACGGTAATCTTTCTTATGAGGAGATGATGCCAGAGATAGAAAGCTTGAGGGTGCTTATGAAGGATCTTGAGCTTGATGCCCGTGAAGAACATGATAAGACCAATGACTATTccttgattttgaagaagttTGATCGCAACTCAAATGGAAAAGTGAACAAAGAGGATTTCAAAGCTGAGACAAAGAGGATAATGCTTTTGGTCGCAGTTAGACTTCTTATGAAAGCAGTTGAGAATGAATTTGCaaaattgattgttttttctaattaa